Proteins from a genomic interval of Kitasatospora kifunensis:
- a CDS encoding SDR family oxidoreductase — translation MKLTGNTVLITGGTSGIGRGLAEALHRSGNTVIIGGRRRAALDAVTAANPGMAAVELDIADPAGIKTAARAVLADHPDLNVLINNAGIMLPDDAAGPLDEDVLLGHVTTNLLGTIRTTSAFIDHLKKQPRATIVYNTSTLAFTPLASFASYSATKAALHSYALSQRFLLRDTSVSVQEIVPPWVATGLVGSPDDPRAMPLDAFLEQTLKALATDSEEVLVDEARIHRDNAGPHEHAFITELNTRMAEALQE, via the coding sequence GTGAAGCTCACTGGCAACACCGTCCTCATCACGGGTGGCACCTCCGGCATCGGCCGTGGTCTGGCCGAGGCCCTGCACCGATCGGGCAACACCGTCATCATCGGTGGCCGCAGGCGCGCCGCGCTGGACGCCGTCACCGCGGCCAACCCCGGCATGGCGGCCGTCGAACTGGACATCGCCGACCCCGCCGGCATCAAGACCGCCGCCCGGGCGGTCCTCGCCGACCATCCCGACCTCAACGTCCTGATCAACAACGCCGGGATCATGCTCCCCGACGACGCCGCAGGCCCACTCGACGAGGACGTGCTCCTCGGCCACGTCACCACCAACCTGCTCGGCACCATTCGCACCACCTCGGCGTTCATCGACCACCTCAAGAAGCAGCCGCGCGCCACGATCGTCTACAACACCTCCACCCTCGCCTTCACCCCGCTTGCTTCCTTCGCGAGCTACTCCGCGACCAAGGCCGCCCTGCACTCCTACGCACTCTCCCAGCGCTTCCTGCTGCGCGACACCTCGGTCAGCGTCCAGGAGATCGTCCCGCCCTGGGTCGCCACCGGCCTGGTCGGCAGCCCCGACGACCCGCGTGCCATGCCCTTGGACGCCTTCCTGGAGCAGACGTTGAAGGCGCTGGCCACCGACTCCGAAGAGGTGTTGGTCGACGAGGCCAGGATCCACCGTGACAACGCGGGACCCCACGAGCACGCCTTCATCACCGAACTCAACACGCGGATGGCCGAAGCACTGCAGGAGTGA
- a CDS encoding Vgb family protein — MPRTTSITSIPVAEPGSGPYSITTGPDGALWFTIVHAGQIARLTLDGQLDRYQLDSTSCGPSVITPGPDGALWFTRAQDHRIGRITVDGEATSFPIPTPGSGPFGIVPACDGALWFTQMHTDRIGRITTDGQVTEFPLPTTGGFPSAIAAGPDDALWFTLNQANAIGRLTFDGEVTIHPLPTEQAAPVGITCGADDALWFVEIGAGQIGRITADGRIDEFALPDRTSRPHAITADPAGVCWFTEWGANRLGSITPAGQLEEYELPTPASEPHGLTVGPDGALYAALEIGEIARLQPSS; from the coding sequence ATGCCCCGCACCACCTCGATCACGTCGATCCCGGTCGCCGAGCCGGGGTCCGGCCCCTACAGCATCACCACCGGCCCCGACGGCGCCCTGTGGTTCACGATCGTCCATGCAGGGCAGATCGCCCGACTGACCCTCGACGGTCAACTCGACCGCTACCAGCTCGACTCCACCTCCTGCGGGCCGTCGGTCATCACCCCCGGGCCCGACGGCGCGCTCTGGTTCACCCGAGCCCAGGACCATCGGATCGGCCGCATCACCGTCGACGGAGAAGCGACGTCGTTTCCGATCCCGACCCCGGGCAGCGGCCCCTTCGGCATCGTGCCCGCCTGCGACGGCGCGCTCTGGTTCACCCAGATGCACACCGACCGGATCGGCCGCATCACCACGGACGGCCAGGTGACGGAGTTCCCACTGCCCACCACGGGCGGCTTCCCGTCGGCCATCGCCGCCGGCCCCGACGACGCGCTCTGGTTCACCCTCAACCAGGCCAACGCGATCGGTCGGCTCACCTTCGACGGGGAGGTGACGATCCATCCGCTCCCCACCGAGCAAGCCGCGCCCGTCGGCATCACCTGCGGGGCGGACGACGCGCTCTGGTTCGTGGAGATCGGCGCCGGCCAGATCGGCCGGATCACCGCGGACGGTCGGATCGACGAATTCGCCCTCCCCGACCGCACCTCCCGGCCCCACGCGATCACCGCCGACCCGGCCGGTGTCTGCTGGTTCACCGAGTGGGGCGCCAACCGCCTGGGGTCCATCACCCCCGCCGGGCAGCTCGAGGAGTACGAACTGCCAACCCCGGCATCCGAACCGCACGGCCTCACCGTGGGCCCCGACGGCGCCCTCTACGCCGCACTGGAGATCGGGGAGATCGCCCGGCTGCAACCATCTTCGTGA
- a CDS encoding helix-turn-helix domain-containing protein, which produces MANEHLGDRLGRLRRLAGLTQEELAEKSGVSVDVVRKLEQRRKHSARLPTLHSLARGLGAEVTALLGDPPAVPSTGDAEPPELVAVRRAIMPPLFAPPPVTDGADSLSLPLLRAEIAEAWTLYHSADFGRVMELLPGIIADARLTAAVGAGRDRLAGQHALGKALQLGGHLAIRLGKRDLGVSSLERAIAAADLSEDPLLPAMICNSVAWAYQRQNRLDDAQTLAVHAADGIEREHATDAEGLRVWGGLVMSAATSTARSGDYEGASDMMLTAEKATSRLARMPAATEGRMVSVFNRSSVRIERVRLAVQHARPDEALALARGIRLSADIPPSWRTWLMLDVARAYVDIGDVPGAVQTLERLQRIAPGWMRHHTLAVAIVSDLWAGSMRPPGLRKLARFLGVAD; this is translated from the coding sequence ATGGCGAACGAGCACCTTGGCGACCGGCTGGGCAGGCTCCGCAGGCTTGCAGGCCTGACGCAGGAAGAACTGGCCGAGAAGTCCGGCGTGTCAGTCGATGTGGTCCGAAAGCTGGAGCAGAGGCGTAAGCACTCCGCGCGGCTGCCAACGCTTCATTCCCTTGCTCGCGGCCTCGGGGCGGAGGTCACCGCCCTGTTGGGTGATCCGCCTGCGGTTCCGTCAACGGGCGATGCTGAGCCGCCGGAGCTGGTGGCGGTGCGCCGGGCGATCATGCCACCGTTGTTCGCTCCGCCGCCCGTCACGGACGGGGCCGACTCGCTGTCGCTGCCGCTGCTCAGGGCCGAGATCGCGGAGGCATGGACGCTCTATCACTCCGCCGACTTCGGCAGGGTCATGGAGCTGCTGCCAGGGATCATCGCGGATGCCCGGCTTACGGCGGCCGTTGGTGCGGGGCGTGACCGCCTGGCCGGTCAGCATGCTCTCGGCAAGGCGCTGCAACTGGGTGGGCACCTTGCAATTCGCTTGGGCAAGAGGGACCTTGGGGTCTCGAGTCTTGAGCGGGCCATAGCCGCCGCTGACCTCTCGGAGGACCCTCTCCTGCCCGCGATGATCTGCAACTCGGTGGCCTGGGCGTACCAGCGTCAGAATCGGCTGGACGACGCGCAGACTCTGGCCGTGCATGCTGCCGACGGGATCGAGCGGGAACACGCGACCGACGCCGAAGGGCTGCGGGTGTGGGGCGGACTGGTCATGTCGGCAGCGACCAGCACAGCCCGCAGCGGGGACTACGAGGGGGCCTCGGACATGATGCTGACCGCCGAGAAAGCGACGTCTCGGCTGGCTCGGATGCCTGCCGCGACCGAAGGTCGGATGGTGAGTGTGTTCAACCGGTCCTCTGTCCGTATCGAGAGGGTCCGGCTCGCTGTCCAGCACGCCCGGCCGGATGAGGCGTTGGCACTGGCGCGGGGTATCCGGTTGAGCGCCGACATCCCACCGTCTTGGCGCACATGGCTCATGCTGGACGTGGCAAGGGCGTACGTCGATATCGGCGACGTGCCGGGGGCCGTGCAGACGCTGGAGCGATTGCAGCGAATCGCGCCCGGTTGGATGCGGCACCACACATTGGCCGTGGCGATCGTGTCTGATCTGTGGGCGGGCTCGATGCGCCCGCCGGGCCTGCGGAAGTTGGCGCGGTTCTTGGGGGTCGCTGATTAA
- a CDS encoding TetR/AcrR family transcriptional regulator, giving the protein MGVSKQQAAENRAAITSAAEALFRERGVDAVGLVELMAAAGMTRGGFYNHFASKDALIEAVLAKAMADGYANLAAAVESSLSRGGDPLADQFAWYLSPEHRDDIDHGCPNAGFAGDARRLDPGTRDRYAQGLATHLATFTEMVREARSTGPDRVPDDSTDPGAHRSQALALVSEMIGALVLSRAVLDSDPVLADEILDSARTDLLGRRAAEIARTQQAADSGEAFTRDTDVRGGCARR; this is encoded by the coding sequence ATGGGCGTCTCGAAACAGCAGGCGGCGGAGAACCGCGCGGCGATCACCAGTGCGGCCGAGGCCCTGTTCCGGGAGCGCGGCGTCGACGCGGTGGGCCTCGTCGAGCTCATGGCGGCCGCGGGGATGACGCGCGGCGGCTTCTACAACCACTTCGCCTCCAAGGACGCGCTGATCGAAGCGGTCCTCGCCAAGGCCATGGCGGACGGGTACGCCAACCTCGCCGCGGCGGTCGAGAGTTCCCTCTCCCGCGGCGGCGACCCGCTCGCCGACCAGTTCGCCTGGTACCTCTCACCGGAGCATCGCGACGACATCGATCACGGCTGTCCCAACGCCGGTTTCGCCGGAGACGCCCGACGGCTGGACCCCGGCACCCGCGACCGCTACGCGCAGGGGCTGGCGACGCACCTCGCCACCTTCACCGAGATGGTCCGCGAGGCCCGGTCCACGGGCCCCGACCGCGTCCCGGACGACTCCACCGACCCAGGCGCGCACCGCAGCCAGGCGCTTGCCCTGGTCTCCGAGATGATCGGCGCGCTGGTGCTCTCCCGCGCGGTCCTCGACTCCGATCCCGTCCTCGCCGACGAGATCCTCGACAGCGCGCGCACCGACCTGCTGGGCCGCCGGGCCGCCGAGATCGCGCGGACCCAGCAGGCCGCCGACAGCGGCGAGGCGTTCACGCGCGACACGGATGTGCGAGGCGGATGTGCGAGGCGCTGA
- a CDS encoding nuclear transport factor 2 family protein — MSSPEENKAEQNKALVLHAFDLLFNQRDYRAAERLWSEGYIQHSAHIPPGRQGLFDLVRSLPDTLRYEHQLILAEGDHVMLHGRFSGNGSPAAMVAADVLRIENGRLAEHWDVLQDEATRSESASGLPMFGDHFPA; from the coding sequence ATGAGCTCCCCCGAAGAGAACAAGGCAGAACAGAACAAGGCACTCGTGCTGCACGCCTTCGACCTGCTGTTCAACCAGCGCGACTACCGGGCGGCCGAACGGCTCTGGTCCGAGGGGTACATCCAGCACAGCGCCCACATCCCACCCGGCCGCCAGGGCCTGTTCGACCTCGTCCGCTCACTGCCCGACACCCTGCGCTACGAGCACCAACTGATCCTGGCCGAGGGCGACCACGTCATGCTCCACGGCCGCTTCTCCGGCAACGGAAGCCCCGCCGCGATGGTGGCCGCCGACGTCCTGCGCATCGAGAACGGTCGGCTCGCCGAGCACTGGGACGTCCTGCAGGACGAGGCGACCCGCTCCGAGTCGGCCAGCGGGCTGCCCATGTTCGGCGACCACTTCCCGGCCTGA
- a CDS encoding ArsR/SmtB family transcription factor: MPAELAFSANDLAQMRFAVSPMWELGTSFKLLNSGSAHPVHHRWLDQVRPRTVAAGLDRGWLTELIRQASYVPDFLNPAPTGPAPTLGAELAGILATPAERVRRDLDRLQREQGPLGPRLRTLYAQPATQLVRVAEEIQTYWELALAPYWARIRAVLDADVLHRARQVAEHGAVHLLNDLHASVGWDDNVLRLARRTNPLSRQTAGAGLLLIPSAFTGAVPLTRVMPPDPPQLAYPARGIGSLWEAPPVAGAAAVAAVLGRSKTLLLTELETPASTTELARRTGLSAPAVSQHLTALRNAGLTSAHRAGRSVLYARTAVAESMLAAAESDRR, from the coding sequence GTGCCGGCGGAGTTGGCGTTCTCGGCGAACGATCTGGCGCAGATGCGCTTCGCCGTCTCGCCGATGTGGGAGCTCGGGACCAGTTTCAAGCTGCTGAACTCGGGCTCCGCTCATCCCGTCCACCACCGCTGGCTCGACCAGGTGCGGCCCCGGACAGTGGCCGCCGGGCTGGACCGGGGGTGGCTCACCGAGCTGATTCGGCAAGCGAGTTACGTTCCCGACTTCCTCAACCCGGCACCGACCGGGCCGGCCCCCACGCTGGGAGCGGAGCTGGCCGGGATCCTGGCTACCCCCGCCGAGCGGGTGCGCCGGGACCTCGACCGCCTGCAGCGCGAGCAGGGACCTCTCGGCCCGCGACTGCGAACCCTGTACGCCCAGCCGGCCACCCAACTGGTCCGTGTCGCCGAGGAGATCCAGACGTACTGGGAGCTCGCGCTGGCCCCCTACTGGGCGCGGATCCGGGCGGTGCTCGACGCCGATGTCCTGCACCGGGCCCGGCAGGTCGCCGAACACGGAGCCGTCCACCTCCTCAACGACCTGCACGCTTCGGTGGGTTGGGATGACAATGTGCTACGCCTGGCTCGCCGGACGAACCCGCTGTCCCGGCAGACGGCCGGCGCCGGGCTGCTGTTGATTCCCTCGGCCTTCACCGGAGCCGTCCCGCTCACCCGCGTGATGCCGCCGGATCCGCCCCAACTCGCCTACCCGGCACGCGGCATCGGCTCCCTGTGGGAGGCTCCTCCGGTGGCCGGGGCCGCTGCCGTCGCCGCCGTGCTCGGCCGCTCGAAGACCCTGCTGCTGACCGAACTGGAGACGCCGGCCTCCACCACCGAACTGGCCCGCCGCACCGGCCTCTCCGCGCCCGCGGTCTCCCAACACCTGACCGCCCTGCGCAACGCGGGCCTGACCAGCGCCCACCGAGCCGGCCGCTCGGTGCTCTACGCGCGCACCGCGGTTGCCGAGTCGATGCTGGCCGCCGCCGAGAGTGATCGTCGCTGA
- a CDS encoding DinB family protein has protein sequence MVDVTNSSRRAEIFVSDGDEPDRRFSGPATGDERRMLSHFLRDQRATLELKCAGLETELSRRSVEPSTLSLLGLVRHLADVERRWFRRVLAGQDAPPLFSSKDDPDRGFDGAEADPAAVATAWEAWRAETAFAERFAYQAPHLDIEGEDSWRGTVSLRWVLIHMIEEYARHNGHADLLRERIDGARGL, from the coding sequence ATGGTCGACGTGACCAACTCAAGCAGAAGAGCCGAGATCTTCGTCAGCGACGGCGACGAGCCCGACCGCCGGTTCAGCGGACCCGCGACCGGCGACGAGCGACGGATGCTCAGCCACTTCCTCCGGGATCAGCGCGCGACGCTGGAGCTGAAATGCGCCGGCCTGGAAACGGAGTTGTCCCGCCGCTCCGTGGAGCCGTCCACCCTCTCCCTGCTCGGCCTGGTGCGGCACCTCGCCGACGTGGAGCGCCGCTGGTTCCGGCGGGTACTGGCCGGACAGGACGCCCCGCCCCTCTTCTCCTCGAAGGACGACCCCGACCGGGGCTTCGACGGCGCGGAGGCCGACCCCGCGGCGGTGGCGACGGCGTGGGAGGCCTGGCGAGCCGAGACGGCCTTCGCCGAGCGCTTCGCCTACCAGGCGCCACACCTCGACATCGAGGGCGAGGACTCGTGGCGCGGGACCGTGTCGCTGCGCTGGGTGCTCATCCACATGATCGAGGAGTACGCCCGGCACAACGGCCACGCCGACCTGCTCCGCGAGCGGATCGACGGAGCCCGGGGGCTGTGA
- a CDS encoding methyltransferase domain-containing protein, translating to MTGETPKEAGLQGLASALVAGGALTSDWLPAFQAVPRELFIPERIWPGIADGTKQKPVVYRSQDPEAWYRAVYSDIPLTTQWDDGEHEGDGLGTTPSSSNSMPTMVFSMLRDLDVRPGSRVLEVGAGTGWNAGLLASRLGDPNVVTIEYDPAVAQGARENLRRAGLEPTVIEGDGRSGWADAGPYDRIIATCSMIEIPPTWLEQAAPGGVIVAPFGTEYGGEFIVRLTVSDDGTSASGQFTRGSAFMRLRQQRTDRPLIDAYLHGEPWPGDGVKSTTTLAPPDTGGWLELFVIGLGVPGAFWRAERYEDGAYTLWIYSRDTLSWATADYERGRTEYEVVQSGPRNLWDEVTAAYQWWDAQGRPGHERLGLTVTPEGHTAWLDSPDNPVPQQS from the coding sequence GTGACCGGCGAGACGCCCAAGGAGGCGGGCCTCCAGGGGCTCGCCTCCGCGCTGGTGGCCGGCGGCGCGCTGACCTCGGACTGGCTCCCCGCATTCCAAGCTGTGCCCCGTGAGTTGTTCATTCCGGAGCGCATCTGGCCGGGCATCGCCGACGGGACCAAGCAGAAACCCGTGGTGTACCGGTCGCAGGACCCCGAGGCGTGGTACCGGGCCGTCTACTCGGACATCCCGCTCACCACTCAGTGGGACGACGGCGAGCACGAGGGGGACGGGCTCGGCACGACCCCAAGCTCATCGAACTCCATGCCGACCATGGTGTTTTCGATGCTGCGAGATCTCGACGTGCGTCCGGGGAGCCGGGTGCTGGAGGTCGGGGCCGGGACGGGGTGGAACGCGGGCCTGCTGGCCTCCCGCCTCGGTGACCCCAACGTGGTCACGATCGAGTACGACCCAGCGGTGGCACAGGGCGCGCGGGAGAACCTGCGCCGGGCCGGACTTGAGCCCACGGTGATCGAGGGTGACGGGCGGTCGGGTTGGGCGGATGCAGGCCCGTACGATCGGATCATTGCCACCTGCTCCATGATCGAGATCCCTCCGACGTGGCTGGAGCAGGCCGCTCCCGGCGGGGTCATCGTCGCGCCGTTCGGGACGGAGTACGGCGGGGAGTTCATCGTCCGCCTGACCGTCAGCGACGACGGCACCAGTGCGAGCGGGCAGTTCACCAGGGGATCGGCCTTCATGCGGCTCCGTCAGCAGCGCACGGACCGCCCGCTGATTGATGCCTACCTGCACGGGGAGCCGTGGCCGGGCGACGGGGTGAAGAGCACAACCACCCTTGCCCCGCCGGACACCGGGGGCTGGCTCGAACTGTTCGTCATCGGCCTCGGTGTGCCCGGTGCGTTCTGGCGGGCGGAGCGCTACGAGGACGGCGCGTACACGCTGTGGATCTACAGCAGGGACACCCTGTCCTGGGCCACCGCCGACTACGAGCGGGGCCGCACCGAGTACGAGGTGGTGCAGTCCGGCCCCCGGAACCTCTGGGACGAGGTGACCGCCGCGTACCAGTGGTGGGACGCCCAAGGACGCCCGGGGCACGAGCGGCTCGGCCTGACGGTCACCCCGGAGGGCCATACGGCCTGGCTCGACTCCCCGGACAATCCGGTGCCGCAGCAGAGCTGA
- a CDS encoding maleylpyruvate isomerase family mycothiol-dependent enzyme: MLIIIEEITQSLERLSASLAALTDADAQAPSLLPGWTRGHAIAHLARSADAYVRLLTIARTGVDPASRADAAALARSVEEAAARPAGDLVADLHASFARLHQDVVSMPADSWDTLVTALAGWRHPAWYTLRRCWRELETHHVDLGLGYRTTDWPTSYVTWALDDTIAALSTRGFPVTRIDAPDLGRSWVLPSTGPTVTGPGHVLLGWLSGRLPNAPLTSDLPLPTPPSWPLPPSPGWS, from the coding sequence GTGCTCATCATCATCGAAGAGATCACCCAGTCCCTTGAGCGGCTCTCCGCCTCTCTCGCCGCACTGACCGACGCCGATGCGCAGGCCCCCTCGCTGCTTCCCGGCTGGACCCGCGGCCACGCCATAGCCCACCTGGCCCGCAGCGCCGACGCCTACGTGCGGCTGCTGACCATCGCCCGCACCGGCGTCGATCCCGCCTCCCGAGCCGACGCCGCGGCACTCGCCCGGAGCGTCGAAGAGGCCGCCGCCCGCCCCGCTGGCGACCTCGTGGCCGATCTGCACGCCAGTTTCGCGCGCCTGCACCAGGACGTCGTGTCGATGCCCGCCGACTCCTGGGACACCCTGGTCACGGCACTGGCAGGCTGGCGGCACCCGGCCTGGTATACCCTCCGGCGCTGTTGGCGCGAACTGGAGACCCACCACGTCGACCTGGGCCTCGGCTACCGCACGACCGACTGGCCCACCAGCTACGTGACTTGGGCTCTGGACGACACCATCGCCGCATTGAGCACCCGAGGCTTTCCGGTCACTCGGATCGATGCCCCCGACCTGGGCCGGTCCTGGGTCCTGCCATCCACCGGTCCCACCGTCACCGGCCCCGGCCACGTCCTCCTCGGCTGGCTCAGCGGCCGACTCCCCAACGCCCCGCTCACCTCGGACCTCCCGCTTCCGACCCCACCCAGCTGGCCACTGCCGCCCTCCCCCGGCTGGAGCTGA
- a CDS encoding formyltransferase family protein — MIFVGRGALLKRAATHALTAGHRVDLVVSNDPADAAGGELPYLITTDVNAQAEQLIARCTDGVVWSINNWMIFRAPLLDSGLRIYNIHNGLLPQHRGLPSAAIAYALLHGHTQYGATLHEVDVGVDTGRVLAEQPFPIAPDARHHQVLLRGIQACHQLFQRTLPAVAAGHPPEPPLPREPLPGAYYGHRSLRALTSYADHPAYGRATDLGVAAPFVPELVEALGAAVDV; from the coding sequence ATGATCTTCGTCGGACGCGGCGCGCTGCTCAAGCGCGCCGCCACCCATGCGCTGACCGCCGGCCACCGGGTGGATCTGGTGGTCTCCAACGACCCCGCCGACGCGGCCGGGGGCGAGCTGCCGTACCTCATCACCACCGACGTCAACGCACAGGCCGAACAGCTGATTGCCCGCTGCACCGACGGGGTGGTCTGGTCGATCAACAACTGGATGATCTTCCGCGCTCCGCTGCTCGACTCCGGTCTGCGGATCTACAACATCCACAACGGCCTACTGCCGCAACACCGCGGCCTGCCGTCGGCCGCCATCGCCTACGCCCTGCTGCACGGCCACACCCAGTACGGCGCCACCCTCCACGAGGTCGACGTCGGCGTGGACACCGGCCGCGTCCTCGCCGAGCAGCCCTTCCCCATCGCCCCCGACGCCCGCCACCACCAGGTCCTGCTGCGCGGCATCCAGGCCTGCCACCAGCTCTTCCAACGCACCCTCCCAGCCGTCGCCGCCGGCCACCCGCCCGAGCCACCACTACCGCGCGAACCCCTGCCCGGCGCCTACTACGGCCACCGCTCGCTGCGCGCACTGACCTCCTACGCCGACCACCCGGCCTACGGGCGCGCCACCGACCTGGGCGTCGCCGCTCCGTTCGTACCGGAGCTGGTCGAGGCGCTGGGCGCAGCCGTCGACGTCTGA
- a CDS encoding helix-turn-helix domain-containing protein: MSTDFQQARFALGLRLRELRTEGGLTGRQLAGRLGWAQSKVSKLEAGRQTATHDDLKAWAEGVGQPDAATELAARLRVLESHSRSWRRQLAAGHRPVQDRLTVEYERSTVMRAWEGSMVVGMLQTADYARHVFGAYVDLHQSPRDVEAAVRARVQRQESLYQQGKQYHIVMWEAALRALVCPPAVLAAQLDRLSGVIGLDTVSLGIVPFDAALKLPPANGFWIYDERLVIVEDWHAELWLDQADNVALYLRAWEMLAGAAVYGPDAHRVITRCRRALGAV; this comes from the coding sequence GTGAGTACCGACTTCCAGCAGGCCCGATTCGCCCTTGGTTTGCGGCTTCGCGAGCTGCGCACCGAGGGCGGTCTCACGGGTCGTCAACTGGCCGGCCGTCTGGGCTGGGCGCAGTCCAAGGTCAGTAAGCTGGAGGCCGGCAGGCAGACGGCCACTCACGACGACCTCAAGGCCTGGGCTGAGGGCGTTGGGCAGCCGGATGCAGCAACTGAGTTGGCGGCCAGGCTGCGGGTGCTCGAGTCGCACTCTCGTTCCTGGCGACGGCAGCTTGCCGCTGGGCACAGGCCGGTGCAGGACAGGCTGACAGTCGAGTACGAGCGTTCTACTGTCATGCGCGCCTGGGAAGGCTCCATGGTCGTCGGGATGCTCCAAACGGCCGACTACGCCCGGCACGTCTTCGGTGCGTACGTCGATCTCCACCAGTCGCCGCGCGATGTCGAGGCTGCCGTACGGGCCCGTGTCCAGCGGCAAGAGAGCTTGTACCAGCAAGGCAAGCAGTACCACATCGTCATGTGGGAAGCCGCACTGCGCGCCCTGGTCTGCCCACCGGCCGTCCTGGCTGCGCAGCTTGACCGGCTCAGCGGCGTGATCGGGTTGGACACCGTGTCCCTGGGTATCGTGCCGTTCGATGCTGCGCTCAAGTTGCCGCCTGCTAACGGGTTTTGGATATACGACGAACGGCTTGTCATCGTTGAGGACTGGCACGCCGAGCTGTGGCTGGACCAGGCGGACAACGTGGCGCTGTACCTGCGCGCTTGGGAGATGCTGGCCGGCGCAGCCGTCTACGGCCCGGATGCTCACCGGGTCATCACGCGGTGCCGTAGGGCCCTCGGTGCTGTCTGA
- a CDS encoding alpha-1,2-mannosidase produces the protein MIALTGVAPAQEPTRTVAAPVAPSLAAQSLAGPSLAGPSLAASTRNAHPVMKLSSLNGPVTAAEINSFKSYIQTLTPAADNIGNQWAQGHSGEGTKAMGLVYEVSGDQAILDRMIGNCDAVLSERNDLAPAPVGQHVLWTGGIDPAWPNNVTTDPIGTGGEQGDPVGHLANCARLILQTPAIWHTDVTTGDPHGYGVTYLDRAKKFVAEADTAVDRHILARLLDLSHDNRQYFAADSPYKGGQPVPWNQQMMFNYGFENLAIAHQLLGDDPQRVTKYDQLVQTSVDWFFSEAREYTDHAGKTSYDWGYAPDTRGEEDNDHGSLDTAGLYRAYLTGRYHITPAMMAPFANTFVDVMSKGPGHYAGRINGTDGAGNSAPTSYVRSGWLLMTEFRPDAYQTLMKADFPKGTTTADDQFSRALMLKSRRNKPLG, from the coding sequence ATGATTGCGCTGACCGGCGTCGCCCCCGCTCAGGAGCCGACCAGGACCGTAGCCGCCCCGGTGGCGCCGTCCCTGGCGGCGCAGTCCCTGGCGGGGCCGTCCCTGGCGGGGCCGTCCCTGGCGGCGTCGACACGGAACGCGCACCCGGTCATGAAGCTCAGCAGCCTGAACGGCCCGGTCACCGCGGCCGAGATCAACTCGTTCAAGTCCTACATCCAGACGCTCACCCCGGCAGCGGACAACATCGGCAACCAGTGGGCCCAGGGGCACAGCGGCGAGGGCACCAAGGCGATGGGCCTGGTCTACGAGGTCTCCGGCGACCAGGCGATCCTCGACAGGATGATCGGCAACTGCGACGCCGTCCTGTCCGAACGCAACGACCTGGCACCCGCGCCGGTCGGCCAGCACGTGCTCTGGACCGGCGGCATCGACCCCGCGTGGCCCAACAACGTCACCACCGACCCGATCGGCACCGGTGGCGAGCAGGGCGACCCGGTGGGGCACCTCGCCAACTGCGCCCGCCTCATCCTGCAGACGCCCGCCATCTGGCACACCGACGTGACCACCGGCGACCCCCACGGGTACGGCGTCACCTATCTCGACCGCGCCAAGAAGTTCGTCGCGGAGGCCGACACCGCCGTCGACCGGCACATCCTGGCCCGGCTGCTCGACCTCTCGCACGACAACCGCCAGTACTTCGCGGCGGACTCGCCCTACAAGGGCGGCCAGCCGGTGCCGTGGAACCAGCAGATGATGTTCAACTACGGCTTCGAGAACCTGGCGATCGCGCACCAGCTCCTGGGCGACGACCCGCAACGGGTCACCAAGTACGACCAGTTGGTGCAGACCAGCGTCGACTGGTTCTTCTCCGAAGCGCGCGAGTACACCGACCACGCCGGGAAGACCTCGTACGACTGGGGATACGCCCCTGACACCAGGGGCGAGGAGGACAACGACCACGGCAGCCTGGACACCGCCGGCCTGTACCGGGCTTACCTGACCGGTCGTTACCACATCACCCCGGCCATGATGGCTCCGTTCGCGAACACCTTCGTGGACGTGATGAGCAAGGGCCCCGGCCACTACGCGGGACGCATCAACGGCACCGACGGCGCCGGGAACAGCGCGCCCACCAGCTACGTGCGCAGCGGCTGGCTCCTCATGACGGAGTTCCGGCCCGACGCCTACCAGACGTTGATGAAGGCCGACTTCCCCAAGGGAACGACGACGGCCGACGACCAGTTCTCACGCGCCCTGATGCTCAAGAGCCGACGGAACAAGCCGCTGGGCTGA